The Cryomorphaceae bacterium genome contains a region encoding:
- a CDS encoding class I SAM-dependent rRNA methyltransferase, protein MEAVVILHPGKDKSLLRRHPWVFSGAIREMKGEPKEGDLVSVLNHRGKILATGMYGSGSIAVRVLDFSDVLIDESFWIQRLSHAWELRKTLGLAENQQTNIFRWVHGEGDGLPGLIIDVYGEVAVLQPHQTGMYRHRESIACAMMSVAGAHIKAVYCKGAEAHNPNETSTSGYIIGQPTCPAMGLEYGHHFKIDWERGQKTGFFVDQRENRRLLGSLAKDKKVLNTFSYSGGFSVYALQGGAKLVHSVDSSALAIEWCDENVALIDKPIGKHESFKADVLQHIKELPEDYDIIVLDPPAFAKNLKARHRAVQAYKRLNAAAMRQIKPGGLIFTFSCSQVVDKSLFHGSVLAAAIESDRKVRVLHQLHQPADHPINMFHPEGEYLKGLVIQVE, encoded by the coding sequence ATGGAAGCTGTTGTAATCCTGCACCCCGGTAAAGACAAATCACTGCTGCGCAGGCATCCTTGGGTTTTTTCCGGGGCCATTCGTGAAATGAAAGGTGAACCCAAAGAAGGCGACCTTGTTTCGGTACTCAATCACCGCGGAAAAATTTTAGCTACCGGCATGTACGGATCAGGCTCAATTGCCGTGCGGGTGCTTGATTTTTCGGATGTTTTGATTGATGAGTCATTCTGGATACAGCGATTAAGCCACGCCTGGGAACTGCGCAAAACGCTTGGGCTTGCCGAAAACCAGCAGACCAACATTTTTCGATGGGTACACGGAGAAGGAGACGGCCTGCCGGGTTTGATTATTGATGTTTACGGGGAAGTGGCAGTGCTGCAACCTCACCAAACCGGCATGTACCGCCACCGCGAAAGCATTGCATGCGCAATGATGAGCGTTGCCGGTGCGCACATCAAAGCGGTGTACTGTAAGGGAGCTGAAGCTCACAACCCAAACGAAACATCCACTTCAGGCTATATTATCGGCCAACCAACTTGCCCTGCAATGGGCCTTGAGTATGGTCATCATTTCAAAATTGACTGGGAGCGCGGTCAAAAAACAGGCTTTTTTGTTGACCAACGCGAGAATCGCCGGTTGCTCGGGTCGCTTGCAAAAGACAAAAAGGTGCTCAACACTTTTTCTTACTCCGGAGGTTTTTCTGTTTACGCTCTGCAAGGTGGAGCAAAACTAGTCCACTCGGTTGACAGCTCTGCGCTGGCCATTGAATGGTGTGATGAGAACGTAGCCCTTATTGACAAGCCTATTGGCAAGCACGAGTCCTTCAAAGCTGATGTGCTTCAACACATCAAGGAATTACCTGAAGACTACGACATCATCGTATTAGACCCTCCGGCGTTTGCCAAGAACCTGAAAGCGCGCCACCGTGCCGTGCAGGCTTACAAGAGACTAAACGCTGCAGCCATGCGTCAAATTAAGCCCGGAGGATTGATTTTTACTTTTTCGTGCTCACAGGTGGTGGACAAAAGTTTATTTCACGGAAGCGTTTTGGCTGCGGCCATTGAGTCCGACAGAAAGGTAAGAGTGCTGCACCAGTTGCACCAGCCGGCCGATCATCCCATCAACATGTTTCACCCCGAAGGAGAATACCTCAAGGGATTGGTCATTCAAGTAGAATAA
- a CDS encoding RecQ family ATP-dependent DNA helicase, with amino-acid sequence MQDDIIASVLNGKDTLALMPTGGGKSICFQVPALAKKGICIVISPLIALMQDQVENLKNRGIKAAALHSGMSPREIDFCLDNVVYGDVKLLYVSPERIQARLFRDRVQKMNVNLIAVDEAHCISQWGYDFRPPYLKIAELRELHPNVPVLALTATATPDVVDDIQEKLAFKKKHVLQKSFVRDNLAYLAFLEENKRGRLLNICKKQRGSGVVYVRNRKKTAEIAGFLNRHGVKANHYHAGLSSEQRTLRQKEWMNNHVQVVVATNAFGMGIDKPDVRFVVHLDLPEDLESYFQEAGRGGRDEKKAFAVLLFDQGDKLDLQEKVTRKFPGRETVVRCYRSLLNHLQLAAGSGQHATFPVDLPAISKTFGISLLDLFHSLKLLEGEGYLSFNEAFYSPSTVHVVVNKQVLYDFRLRNSALAPTIELLLRSHSGLFDGPVKISEQELAKRSGSSFQKIKKQLEQLHEMEIIAYQPARNTPLVTFTQPAQYDRDLRLSKEYYELRKEVAYTKMEAMLAYLEPDVCRQRKLLNYFGEKSGKPCGQCDVCLSEKASSGSEQEIKEHILAKLKQTPMRPDEIANAMLIYDREKVLKCLTWLVDEERIKYLPDRKLVASGSYREENKV; translated from the coding sequence ATGCAGGATGACATCATTGCATCCGTCCTAAACGGAAAAGATACTCTGGCTCTGATGCCTACAGGAGGCGGAAAATCCATATGCTTTCAGGTGCCTGCTTTGGCAAAAAAAGGAATATGTATCGTGATATCACCCCTCATTGCCCTGATGCAAGATCAGGTTGAAAACCTCAAAAACCGGGGAATAAAGGCTGCAGCGCTGCACAGCGGTATGAGTCCGCGGGAAATAGACTTCTGTCTTGATAATGTGGTGTATGGTGACGTCAAGCTGCTCTATGTTTCTCCTGAGCGCATTCAAGCCCGGCTATTTCGCGACAGGGTGCAAAAAATGAACGTAAACCTTATCGCTGTTGATGAAGCCCATTGCATTTCGCAGTGGGGATATGATTTTCGGCCTCCGTATCTCAAAATCGCCGAACTGCGCGAGCTTCATCCCAATGTTCCGGTACTGGCCCTCACAGCCACAGCCACCCCGGATGTGGTAGATGATATTCAGGAAAAGCTGGCCTTCAAAAAAAAGCATGTACTTCAAAAGAGTTTTGTGAGGGACAACCTCGCTTATCTGGCTTTTCTCGAAGAGAACAAAAGAGGCAGGCTGCTCAACATCTGCAAGAAACAACGCGGAAGCGGCGTAGTGTACGTACGCAACCGGAAGAAAACCGCTGAAATTGCCGGTTTTCTCAACCGACATGGCGTAAAGGCCAATCACTATCACGCGGGGCTCAGCAGCGAACAACGCACTTTGCGGCAAAAAGAGTGGATGAACAACCACGTACAAGTGGTTGTGGCCACCAACGCCTTCGGAATGGGCATTGACAAGCCCGACGTTCGCTTTGTGGTACACCTCGACTTACCCGAAGACCTTGAATCCTACTTTCAGGAGGCAGGTCGGGGTGGGCGCGACGAAAAAAAGGCCTTTGCTGTTCTTCTCTTTGACCAGGGCGACAAGCTTGACTTACAGGAAAAAGTTACGCGGAAATTTCCCGGGCGAGAAACTGTTGTGCGCTGTTACCGCAGTTTGCTTAATCACCTTCAACTGGCTGCCGGCTCAGGGCAGCACGCAACTTTTCCGGTGGATTTACCGGCTATTTCAAAAACCTTTGGAATCTCTCTGCTCGACTTGTTTCACAGCTTAAAATTGCTGGAAGGCGAAGGTTACCTCAGCTTTAACGAAGCTTTTTACAGCCCATCGACGGTGCACGTAGTAGTAAACAAACAAGTGCTCTATGACTTTCGACTGCGCAACTCCGCGCTGGCACCGACCATTGAACTTCTTTTGCGCTCCCACTCCGGGCTTTTTGACGGTCCGGTGAAAATTTCGGAGCAGGAACTGGCCAAGCGATCCGGAAGCAGCTTTCAGAAAATTAAAAAGCAATTGGAACAGCTCCACGAAATGGAAATAATTGCCTATCAGCCGGCCCGAAACACACCGTTGGTAACCTTCACACAACCGGCACAATACGACCGAGACCTAAGACTTTCCAAGGAATATTACGAACTGCGGAAAGAGGTGGCCTATACAAAAATGGAGGCCATGCTCGCCTACCTTGAGCCCGACGTGTGCAGACAGCGAAAACTCCTGAATTACTTTGGCGAAAAATCCGGGAAGCCCTGCGGCCAATGCGATGTATGCCTCAGTGAGAAAGCATCTTCGGGAAGCGAACAAGAAATCAAGGAACACATCCTTGCAAAACTGAAACAAACCCCGATGCGACCGGATGAAATTGCCAACGCAATGCTCATCTACGACCGCGAAAAGGTACTGAAATGCCTCACCTGGCTCGTTGACGAGGAGCGCATTAAGTATTTACCAGACCGAAAACTAGTGGCCTCAGGCTCCTATCGTGAGGAAAATAAGGTATAG